One segment of Salvelinus alpinus chromosome 1, SLU_Salpinus.1, whole genome shotgun sequence DNA contains the following:
- the LOC139538295 gene encoding protein FAM163B-like, whose amino-acid sequence MTAGTVVITGGILATVILLCIIAVLCYCRLQYYCCKKEELESEEEEPDFAVTSRLPPVHSNHNIVAASVAASTPNGPALFTPPLARKLTRSQTFCPSCTHHDVPFYLQHPDGLRNGGDRISYRSIQQHDLELPLEMPSYHKLNLTRSVTMRDMFNRSCSISTDV is encoded by the exons ATGACAGCCGGGACAGTGGTCATCACAGGCGGTATTTTAGCTACAGTTATATTACTGTGCATCATCGCAGTACTGTGTTACTGTAGACTGCAG TATTATTGCTGTAAGAAGGAGGAGTTGGAGTCGGAGGAGGAGGAGCCCGACTTTGCAGTGACGTCCCGCCTCCCACCAGTCCACTCCAACCATAACATCGTGGCGGCGTCGGTCGCCGCCTCCACCCCTAACGGCCCCGCCCTCTTCACACCGCCTTTAGCGCGGAAACTAACGCGCTCGCAGACATTCTGCCCGTCGTGCACACACCATGACGTGCCCTTCTACCTGCAGCATCCGGATGGCCTGCGGAACGGCGGCGACCGCATCAGCTACCGTAGCATCCAACAGCATGACCTGGAACTGCCCTTAGAAATGCCCAGCTACCACAAACTGAACCTGACCCGGTCAGTCACCATGAGGGACATGTTCAACCGCAGCTGCAGCATCAGCACTGACGTCTAG